The following proteins come from a genomic window of Salvia hispanica cultivar TCC Black 2014 chromosome 4, UniMelb_Shisp_WGS_1.0, whole genome shotgun sequence:
- the LOC125219183 gene encoding 26S proteasome non-ATPase regulatory subunit 14 homolog, whose protein sequence is MAGMERLHRMFAGAGGALGHPPPDSPTLDSSEQVYISSLALLKMLKHGRAGVPMEVMGLMLGEFVDEYTVRVVDVFAMPQSGTGVSVEAVDHVFQTNMLDMLKQTGRPEMVVGWYHSHPGFGCWLSGVDINTQQSFEALNQRAVAVVVDPIQSVKGKVVIDAFRLINPQTMMLGQEPRQTTSNVGHLNKPSIQALIHGLNRHYYSIAINYRKNELEEKMLLNLHKKKWTDGLTLQRFDTHSKTNEQTVQEMLNLAIKYNKAVQEEDELPPEKLAIANVGKQDAKKHLEEHVSNLMSSNIVQTLGTMLDTVVF, encoded by the exons ATGGCGGGCATGGAGAGACTTCACCGAATGTTCGCCGGCGCCGGAGGAGCCCTCGGCCACCCTCCGCCGGACTCCCCGACTCTCGACTCATCCGAACAAGTCTACATTTCGTCTCTAGCCCTTCTCAAAATGCTCAAACACG GTAGAGCGGGGGTGCCGATGGAGGTGATGGGGCTGATGCTGGGGGAGTTTGTGGACGAGTACACGGTGCGTGTGGTGGACGTCTTCGCGATGCCGCAGAGTGGAACCGGTGTCAGTGTCGAGGCCGTCGATCACGTTTTCCAGACTAATATGCTTGATATGCTGAAGCAGACCGGCAG ACCTGAGATGGTGGTTGGTTGGTACCACTCACATCCTGGCTTTGGATGTTGGCTTTCTGGTGTTGACATTAACACTCAGCAG AGCTTTGAAGCTCTGAACCAGAGGGCAGTAGCTGTGGTGGTAGATCCAATTCAGAGTGTTAAAGGAAAGGTGGTCATTGATGCCTTCCGCCTCATTAACCCTCAAACAATGATGCTGGGTCAAGAACCACGACAAACCACATCTAATGTGGGTCACCTCAATAAACCATCTATCCAG GCTTTGATTCATGGGTTGAACAGGCATTATTACTCCATAGCTATAAATTACCGGAAGAATGAACTTGAGGAGAAGATGCTCCTTAATCTTCACAAAAAGAAATGGACTGATGGACTGACCCTCCAGCGGTTTGACACCCACTCCAAAACAAATGAGCAGACAGTCCAG GAGATGCTAAATCTAGCGATCAAGTACAATAAAGCAGTGCAGGAGGAGGATGAGCTGCCACCTGAGAAACTAGCAATTGCTAATGTGGGAAAGCAAGATGCGAAGAAGCATCTCGAGGAGCATGTGTCAAACTTGATGTCTTCAAACATAGTTCAAACTTTGGGTACTATGCTGGACACGGTTGTTTTCTAG
- the LOC125219184 gene encoding diphthamide biosynthesis protein 4-like: protein MTRSHNLCIRTHYETIGVKEDASQEEIRKTYRSAIIAFHPDKLGDSLGNEFIELQRAWRVLCDPGLRALYDQELRTLRQEALAAEDVRLGDMAVVEDEEEEDGDSFELSYQCRCGDFFSIMSCELDEMGYRIQRVGGKLISEAEDSACDFDEEDEVFVSAVMTKYMESKCKRRSSSGAATRLCRCSSATSYNAFFSVKKRFSRSLSWNETGYRDLRKQSAVILELMQNEGRPFGLSKKAFLLPPPLKSPSDPWSWRKGARVTSIGEDW, encoded by the exons ATGACAAGGAGCCACAACTTGTGCATCAGAACCCACTATGAGACCATTGGTGTGAAGGAAGATGCAAGCCAAGAAGAAATCCGTAAAACTTATCGATCTGCCATTATCGCTTTCCATCCAGACAAACTCGGGGATTCCCTAGGGAATGAGTTTATTGAGTTGCAGAGGGCGTGGAGAGTGCTCTGTGATCCAGGGTTACGGGCCCTCTACGACCAAGAATTGAGGACGTTGAGGCAGGAAGCTCTAGCTGCAGAAGACGTGCGCTTAGGAGATATGGCGGTtgtcgaagacgaagaagaagaagatggagaCAGCTTCGAATTATCCTATCAATGCAGGTGTGGTGAtttcttctctattatgtCTTGTGAATTGGATGAAATGGGATATCGGATTCAAAGAGTTGGAG GGAAGCTCATCTCCGAAGCAGAAGATTCAGCCTGcgattttgatgaagaagacGAA GTATTCGTGTCAGCGGTCATGACCAAATACATGGAGTCCAAATGCAAGCGCAGGTCGTCTTCTGGTGCAGCTACTCGGCTTTGTAGATGTTCGAGTGCTACAAGCTACAACGCGTTTTTCTCAGTCAAGAAGCGTTTCTCGCGATCCTTGAGCTGGAACGAGACGGGTTATCGAGATTTGAGAAAGCAATCCGCTGTTATTCTAGAGCTCATGCAGAATGAAGGGCGGCCGTTTGGCCTCTCGAAGAAAGCCTTTTTGCTGCCTCCTCCGCTGAAGTCACCATCAGATCCTTGGTCATGGAGGAAGGGCGCTAGAGTCACCAGTATCGGGGAGGATTGGTGA
- the LOC125222783 gene encoding VQ motif-containing protein 9-like gives MEKGGFLGDDSSSSASYSNSGSSSSASNRDAYLKHVSRNSHKIAKPIRKPLPPPPAAALPPPSVSAVSILDPNSTQSQQPPVYNINKNDFRDVVQKLTGSPAHERLPAPAAPPQPRPPSSRLQRIRPPPLAQIVNRPQISGVQQPLTPLPPLPSVHPAAESPISAYMRFFQSSASASSSNWPSAHRPESLIPQSESPVSAYMRFLQSSYISSTAPPQQSAIPPPQQPNFAASFASMPPFPSLPLSPLPFGCIPSPKSPYGTLFSPTAQLGLQQLPLSPTLPLSKGM, from the coding sequence ATGGAAAAAGGAGGATTTCTCGGCGACGATTCATCTTCTTCCGCATCTTACAGTAACAGTGGAAGCAGCAGCTCAGCCAGCAACAGAGATGCCTATCTCAAGCATGTAAGCAGAAATTCCCACAAAATTGCTAAACCTATTCGGAAACCCCTCCCTCCGCCACCCGCGGCGGCGCTACCACCGCCCTCCGTCTCCGCAGTTTCGATTCTGGACCCTAATTCGACCCAATCGCAGCAGCCGCCGGTCTACAACATCAACAAAAACGATTTCCGCGACGTCGTTCAGAAGCTCACCGGCTCGCCGGCGCACGAGCGGTTACCGGCGCCGGCTGCGCCGCCGCAGCCCAGGCCGCCGAGCTCGCGCCTGCAGAGGATTCGCCCCCCTCCCCTCGCTCAAATCGTCAATCGCCCCCAAATTAGCGGCGTCCAGCAGCCGTTGACGCCTCTGCCGCCGCTTCCGTCCGTTCACCCGGCGGCGGAGTCGCCGATTTCCGCCTACATGCGGTTTTTCCAGAGCTCGGCTTCAGCTTCTTCGTCTAATTGGCCTTCTGCTCATCGGCCTGAATCCCTAATTCCCCAATCCGAGTCGCCGGTCTCTGCATACATGCGTTTTCTGCAGAGCTCATACATTTCCTCTACCGCTCCGCCGCAGCAATCGGCGATTCCACCACCACAGCAACCGAATTTCGCGGCGTCTTTTGCTTCCATGCCTCCGTTTCCTTCGCTGCCTTTGTCGCCGCTGCCATTTGGGTGCATTCCTTCGCCGAAGTCTCCATACGGAACCCTGTTTTCGCCGACTGCCCAATTGGGATTGCAGCAGCTGCCATTGTCACCGACTCTGCCCCTTTCCAAGGGGATGTGA
- the LOC125219182 gene encoding probable carboxylesterase 2 codes for METELEFEFLPYIRAYKNGRVERLKGTDVVPAGTDPDTGVLSKDVTNIIPETEVYARIYLPKLSSTNEKLPLLVYYHGGAFLVHTPSSPLYHNFLNALVHESRVITVSVHYRRAPEHHLPVAYEDSWATLHWVASHCNGDGPEPMLNHHADFQSVFLAGDSAGGNIVHNLAMAAGQNGGLNVGIRGAVLIDPYFWGSDPIGSEGLDMEKKAYVDRLWNVVCPSCPLDDPWINPMATGGMSLAGLGCWRVLVTVAEKDLLKDRGWLYFQALAQSGWLGAVEIHETQGEDHCFHLDELEGEKAKQRLKKIAEFFKMDLPPMAFQ; via the coding sequence ATGGAGACCGAGCTCGAATTCGAGTTTCTCCCATATATCAGAGCCTACAAAAACGGCCGTGTCGAGAGGCTGAAGGGAACAGATGTCGTTCCGGCAGGCACTGATCCAGACACCGGCGTTTTATCAAAAGATGTCACAAACATTATCCCAGAAACAGAAGTCTATGCAAGAATCTATCTCCCAAAACTCAGCAGCACCAATGAGAAACTCCCTCTTCTAGTGTACTACCACGGTGGTGCATTTCTTGTGCACACCCCGTCCAGTCCACTCTACCACAATTTCCTAAACGCCCTTGTGCACGAATCCCGAGTCATCACAGTCTCCGTGCACTACAGAAGGGCTCCCGAGCATCATCTCCCGGTCGCATACGAAGATTCATGGGCCACACTACACTGGGTGGCTTCCCACTGCAATGGTGATGGCCCCGAGCCCATGCTGAACCACCATGCCGACTTCCAGAGCGTCTTTCTGGCCGGTGACAGCGCCGGAGGGAACATAGTTCATAACCTGGCTATGGCTGCAGGTCAAAATGGAGGGCTTAATGTGGGAATCCGGGGGGCTGTGCTGATTGACCCGTATTTTTGGGGTTCGGATCCTATCGGTTCGGAGGGGTTGGACATGGAAAAGAAGGCATACGTGGACCGGCTGTGGAATGTGGTTTGCCCATCATGCCCGCTAGACGACCCATGGATCAACCCGATGGCAACGGGAGGGATGAGCTTGGCTGGGCTTGGATGCTGGAGGGTGCTGGTTACTGTGGCTGAGAAGGATCTTTTGAAGGATAGAGGGTGGCTTTACTTTCAAGCGTTGGCTCAGAGCGGGTGGTTGGGTGCAGTCGAGATCCACGAAACACAAGGCGAGGATCATTGCTTTCATCTGGATGAGTTGGAAGGTGAAAAGGCCAaacaaagattgaaaaaaattgcTGAGTTCTTCAAGATGGACTTGCCTCCTATGGCTTttcaatga